A stretch of Ligilactobacillus faecis DNA encodes these proteins:
- a CDS encoding methionine ABC transporter ATP-binding protein, producing MIEFKNISKTFATAEGQVTAVKNVDLSIKAGEVFGIVGFSGAGKSTLVRMLSGLEVPTSGEVIINGTRTDNLKGKALREQRKKIGIIFQHFNLLWSRTVLENIEFPLELLGVDKVTRRKKATHLAQLVGLGDRIHAYPAQLSGGQKQRVGIARALANDPDILISDEATSALDPQTTDEVLDLLDEINQKLQLTIVIITHEMHVIRRLADKVAVMEAGQVIEEGPVSKVFTHPQQELTKRFVSAEVDPKQTADVQQVVANLLKKNPEGKLVELKFHGQEVERPVVNELSKRFPELEISILEGNIHQLADKGTIGSLFVQFVGPKEQIKEALTLVEEFQVEAKVIEHE from the coding sequence ATGATTGAATTTAAAAATATCTCAAAAACATTTGCAACAGCTGAAGGACAAGTCACTGCTGTAAAAAATGTCGATCTGTCGATCAAAGCAGGTGAAGTTTTTGGGATAGTTGGGTTCTCAGGTGCTGGGAAAAGTACCTTGGTCCGCATGTTAAGTGGTTTAGAAGTCCCAACAAGTGGTGAAGTCATCATCAATGGAACGCGGACCGACAATTTAAAAGGGAAAGCATTGCGGGAACAACGCAAAAAGATCGGGATCATTTTTCAACATTTTAATCTTTTATGGTCTCGAACAGTGCTTGAAAATATCGAGTTCCCCTTGGAATTACTTGGAGTCGATAAAGTCACGCGACGTAAAAAAGCTACCCATTTGGCCCAACTAGTGGGACTAGGTGATCGCATCCATGCCTATCCAGCTCAATTGTCAGGCGGACAAAAACAACGCGTCGGGATCGCTCGTGCTTTAGCCAATGATCCCGATATCTTGATCTCAGATGAAGCAACAAGTGCGCTAGATCCCCAAACAACGGATGAAGTTTTAGATCTTCTCGACGAGATCAACCAAAAACTACAATTGACGATCGTGATCATCACGCATGAGATGCATGTGATCCGCCGTTTAGCAGATAAGGTAGCTGTGATGGAAGCTGGGCAAGTCATCGAAGAAGGACCTGTTTCAAAAGTTTTTACCCATCCACAACAAGAATTGACAAAGCGCTTTGTCAGTGCTGAAGTTGATCCTAAACAAACAGCTGATGTTCAACAAGTTGTGGCTAACTTGTTGAAAAAGAATCCTGAAGGTAAATTAGTAGAATTAAAATTTCATGGGCAAGAAGTTGAACGTCCAGTCGTCAATGAATTAAGTAAAAGATTTCCTGAATTAGAGATCAGTATTTTGGAGGGAAATATCCATCAATTAGCTGATAAAGGAACGATCGGTTCGCTCTTCGTTCAATTTGTCGGACCAAAAGAACAGATCAAGGAAGCATTAACGCTCGTAGAAGAATTTCAAGTGGAAGCGAAGGTGATCGAACATGAATGA
- a CDS encoding L,D-transpeptidase, whose translation MKKIKWMQWGVAGILVLLAGYSILHVHRAEQKNAIKVERQAKVQKKEDKKVKDLKKEQAKNMRLPIAWDQPSELLPYPDIKQAVHSKKKAERIWLLVSPEKQRVYVRQGPYTLYTMYASMAQNFASTKDYQQTPTGEFKLQKQRGAEYFDATRNYGAKYWTSFKGQGLYRFESVPFDQAGQVLMAQAERLGKRPTKKKNIEAYGSIRLSVPDAEWIMKNLPPNTKVFIEEKHPKHDPWELMKD comes from the coding sequence ATGAAGAAAATCAAGTGGATGCAGTGGGGAGTAGCTGGTATTTTAGTTCTCCTTGCTGGGTATAGTATTTTGCATGTGCATCGCGCAGAACAAAAAAATGCGATCAAAGTTGAACGGCAGGCTAAAGTTCAGAAAAAGGAAGACAAAAAAGTCAAAGATCTAAAGAAAGAACAGGCTAAAAATATGCGTTTACCGATCGCATGGGATCAACCTTCTGAACTTTTACCATATCCAGATATCAAACAAGCAGTTCATTCAAAAAAGAAGGCCGAACGGATCTGGTTACTAGTTTCTCCAGAAAAACAACGTGTTTACGTACGTCAAGGACCATATACACTGTATACGATGTATGCTTCGATGGCTCAAAATTTTGCTAGTACCAAAGATTATCAACAAACGCCAACGGGTGAATTCAAATTACAAAAGCAACGTGGGGCAGAATATTTTGATGCGACAAGAAATTACGGGGCTAAATATTGGACTTCATTTAAAGGTCAAGGACTATATCGCTTCGAGTCTGTACCTTTTGATCAAGCAGGTCAGGTGCTCATGGCACAAGCTGAACGATTAGGGAAACGTCCAACAAAAAAGAAAAATATCGAAGCGTATGGAAGTATTCGCTTGAGTGTTCCAGATGCAGAGTGGATCATGAAAAATCTACCGCCAAACACGAAAGTCTTTATTGAAGAAAAGCATCCAAAGCATGACCCGTGGGAATTGATGAAAGACTAA
- a CDS encoding L,D-transpeptidase: protein MKQRRSYFYLIAALIVIICGGYLIYRVALPHEATTATTTKDNSVLVTATKQKSQNSTLRTPIDWQKSSETKPYPDLSQVKDFWIKVELKKNRTYLMSGDKVIYTMYSSGGAYHRDKETGKTISYTPTGTFYIEPERGASFFNNSLNEGANNWISWKDHGIYLFHSVPTDANGDYNVTEAKKLGKTPASHGCIRLSVPDSKWMSENLPTGTKVVVKD from the coding sequence ATGAAACAACGTCGTTCCTATTTTTATCTTATCGCAGCACTGATCGTCATCATTTGTGGTGGCTATTTGATCTATCGTGTTGCTTTGCCACATGAGGCGACAACGGCTACCACGACTAAAGATAACAGTGTTTTAGTGACCGCAACTAAACAAAAGTCTCAAAACTCAACGTTGCGCACTCCGATCGATTGGCAAAAATCCTCAGAAACAAAGCCTTATCCAGACCTCAGCCAAGTCAAAGACTTTTGGATCAAAGTCGAACTTAAGAAAAATCGAACATATTTGATGTCTGGCGATAAAGTTATTTACACGATGTATTCTTCTGGTGGTGCTTACCACCGTGACAAAGAAACAGGAAAGACTATCAGCTATACACCAACAGGAACATTTTACATTGAACCCGAACGTGGTGCTTCTTTTTTCAACAATTCATTGAATGAAGGCGCAAATAACTGGATCTCTTGGAAAGATCACGGCATCTACCTATTCCATTCTGTTCCAACAGATGCTAATGGTGATTACAATGTAACAGAAGCAAAGAAGCTTGGCAAAACACCAGCTTCACACGGTTGTATCCGTCTCAGTGTTCCTGATTCAAAATGGATGAGTGAAAATCTACCGACTGGAACAAAAGTCGTAGTCAAAGATTAG
- a CDS encoding ABC-F family ATP-binding cassette domain-containing protein, translating into MSILEVSGLTMGFAEKELYTDASFTLNKEDHMGIIGQNGAGKSTLIKLLTGQLLADAGQIKWQKKTKIGYLDQYAESAHELTIGAFLRSAFNELDEIAEKQAKCYADYAQTLDERLLEKAGKYQEQLEAGDFYALDVQIERVMTGLGIDALGKERQVSQCSGGQRSKIILAKLLLEEPDVLLLDEPTNYLDTEHIEWLIEYLNAFSGCFMVISHDYDFLEKITNTIIDVSFGKITKYTGSFKKALKQKELKKEVQLKAYEKQRRQIEKDEAYIRKNKAGTRAAMARSRQKRLDKLERLTPPSDNLQAKFNFPYIELLSATTLKVENLSVGYERPLLSPVTFSLSHGEKVVLKGFNGIGKSTLIKSILGQLKTFGGTVQFVDATVINYFNQELSWEDKTLTPLQLLQNIYPKLEPKTIRQRLARAGLNATNILKPLELLSGGEQTKVKLCLLELKPSNFLILDEPTNHLDDETKAALKQALLDFPGNILLVTHEESFYAGLADKIFDVEQVSLRK; encoded by the coding sequence ATGAGTATTTTAGAAGTAAGTGGCTTAACGATGGGATTTGCTGAAAAAGAACTCTATACGGATGCTTCATTTACTTTAAATAAAGAAGATCATATGGGGATCATCGGGCAAAATGGGGCAGGTAAATCGACTTTGATCAAATTGCTTACTGGTCAACTTTTAGCAGATGCTGGTCAGATCAAGTGGCAAAAAAAGACTAAGATCGGTTATTTAGACCAGTATGCTGAATCAGCACATGAACTAACGATCGGAGCTTTTTTGCGCAGTGCTTTTAACGAGCTTGATGAGATCGCTGAAAAACAAGCAAAATGTTATGCAGATTACGCGCAAACACTAGATGAACGTTTATTAGAAAAAGCCGGTAAGTATCAAGAACAACTCGAAGCTGGTGATTTTTATGCGTTAGATGTCCAGATCGAGCGGGTCATGACTGGTTTAGGGATCGATGCGTTAGGCAAAGAACGTCAAGTCAGTCAATGTTCTGGCGGACAACGCTCAAAGATCATTTTAGCTAAACTCTTGTTGGAAGAGCCAGACGTATTGCTTTTAGATGAACCAACGAACTATTTAGATACAGAACACATCGAATGGTTGATCGAATATTTGAATGCTTTTTCGGGGTGTTTTATGGTCATTTCGCATGATTATGATTTTTTAGAAAAGATCACCAATACGATCATCGATGTTTCTTTTGGTAAGATCACGAAGTATACTGGGAGTTTTAAAAAGGCACTCAAACAAAAAGAACTAAAAAAAGAAGTTCAGTTGAAAGCCTATGAAAAGCAACGACGCCAGATCGAAAAAGATGAAGCTTATATCAGAAAGAATAAAGCTGGCACAAGGGCAGCGATGGCGCGCTCACGTCAAAAACGCCTAGATAAGTTAGAACGATTAACCCCTCCAAGTGATAATCTTCAAGCTAAATTTAATTTTCCTTACATTGAACTACTTTCAGCTACGACGCTTAAAGTTGAGAACTTATCAGTTGGTTATGAACGTCCGTTGCTTTCACCAGTGACATTTTCATTAAGTCACGGAGAAAAAGTCGTTTTAAAAGGCTTTAATGGTATCGGAAAATCGACTTTGATCAAGTCGATCTTAGGTCAATTAAAGACTTTTGGAGGAACGGTCCAGTTTGTCGATGCGACTGTGATCAATTACTTTAACCAAGAGCTCAGCTGGGAAGATAAAACTTTGACGCCTCTGCAGCTTTTGCAAAATATATACCCTAAATTAGAACCAAAAACGATCCGGCAACGTTTAGCACGAGCAGGGCTAAATGCTACTAATATTTTGAAACCGTTAGAACTTCTAAGCGGGGGCGAACAAACAAAAGTCAAGTTGTGCTTGCTCGAACTAAAACCAAGTAATTTCTTGATCTTAGATGAACCAACGAATCATTTAGACGATGAAACTAAAGCGGCTTTGAAGCAAGCTTTGCTTGATTTCCCAGGAAATATTTTACTTGTGACCCATGAAGAGAGTTTTTACGCTGGATTAGCAGACAAAATTTTTGACGTTGAACAAGTCAGTTTGCGAAAGTGA
- a CDS encoding MetQ/NlpA family ABC transporter substrate-binding protein, with translation MKNFKKILGATLATAAVVFGGALFSQRAQADTTLTVGASSSPHAKILEHVKPELKKEGIDLKIKVFNDYILPNKALANKELDANYFQHTPFLTNWNKKNNGTLINAGGVHLEPIGVYSKKYKNLKDLPKNATVYVSSNVADYGRVLQIFKDAGLITLKKGTDLTNATFDDIKTNKKNIQFKHTFEAKLMPKLYESNEADATVINANYAVQAGINPAKTAIALEKKSSPYVNIIAVRKGDKNKTAIKKLVKALQSKSTQKWIEKEFDGAVLPAKSTK, from the coding sequence ATGAAAAATTTTAAAAAGATCTTAGGGGCTACTTTAGCCACAGCAGCAGTAGTTTTTGGGGGCGCGCTTTTTAGTCAACGTGCCCAAGCAGATACAACATTGACGGTGGGAGCTTCTTCTTCACCACATGCTAAAATTTTAGAACATGTCAAACCTGAGTTGAAAAAAGAAGGGATCGATTTAAAGATCAAAGTTTTCAACGACTACATTTTGCCAAACAAAGCTTTAGCTAATAAAGAATTAGATGCAAACTATTTCCAACATACACCATTTTTGACAAACTGGAACAAAAAGAACAATGGGACTTTGATCAATGCTGGTGGTGTTCACCTTGAACCGATCGGTGTTTATTCAAAGAAATATAAAAACCTAAAAGATCTCCCGAAAAATGCTACAGTTTATGTTTCAAGCAATGTCGCTGATTACGGTCGGGTCTTACAGATCTTTAAAGATGCAGGTCTGATCACTTTGAAAAAAGGTACTGATCTGACAAATGCAACTTTTGATGATATCAAAACAAATAAGAAAAATATTCAATTCAAGCATACCTTTGAAGCTAAATTGATGCCAAAACTTTATGAATCAAATGAAGCCGATGCTACAGTGATCAATGCTAACTATGCTGTACAAGCTGGGATCAATCCTGCTAAAACTGCGATCGCTCTAGAAAAGAAATCTTCACCATACGTCAACATCATTGCGGTACGTAAAGGCGATAAGAACAAAACAGCGATCAAAAAATTAGTCAAAGCACTTCAATCTAAATCAACACAAAAATGGATCGAAAAAGAATTTGACGGTGCTGTTTTACCTGCTAAAAGCACAAAATAA
- a CDS encoding C69 family dipeptidase: MNESACTSILVGKKATIDGSTMIARNDDTFLPLTPQRFIMQSAYQDEKRVWASTQNNFKAALPTSGQRTTMTPNVDVSGLGYFGESSINEKNVAMSATESVYASPRALAYDPYVKDGIAEDSLQSLVAPYIDSARAGVRYLGELIQKYGSPEGNGVLFADKDEVWYMEIVTGHHFAATRIPDDAYVITANQVAQQEIDFNDPENYMWSEGLAEFVEKHHLNPASSGFDFRKIFGTDTKKDRHYNTPRVWYGQRYLSGKQDLGPTSSELPFICHADRLLSVADLEYVLASHYNETQYDPLGTGSEADKSRFRPISLNRTQNSHILQIRNDVPTEQAALMWICLGIPSFTPYVPFYTNADDTDPSYSQTSLEYDIKDAYWMYRTLSMLVEAHYDHFSQKNIDYLTKLTEAKYAFLAQSDAEAKVLSGQALTDLLTEKNHELVALMKKETMQAIAELVTSGLELSKLTFDMDKNL, from the coding sequence ATGAATGAAAGTGCTTGTACTTCGATCTTAGTTGGGAAAAAGGCGACGATCGATGGTTCGACAATGATCGCCCGTAATGATGATACGTTTTTACCTTTGACACCACAGCGGTTTATAATGCAATCAGCTTATCAGGATGAAAAAAGAGTGTGGGCTTCGACGCAAAATAATTTTAAAGCCGCTTTACCGACTTCAGGTCAAAGAACAACGATGACACCAAATGTTGATGTTTCTGGTCTTGGTTATTTTGGAGAAAGCTCGATCAATGAAAAAAATGTTGCGATGTCTGCAACTGAGTCGGTCTATGCTTCACCACGTGCTTTAGCCTATGATCCGTATGTCAAAGATGGGATCGCAGAAGATTCGCTCCAATCTTTAGTCGCTCCGTACATAGATTCTGCGCGCGCAGGGGTGCGTTATTTAGGTGAATTGATCCAAAAATATGGTTCTCCTGAAGGTAATGGGGTCTTATTTGCCGATAAAGATGAAGTTTGGTATATGGAGATCGTCACAGGTCATCATTTTGCAGCGACTCGGATCCCAGATGATGCGTATGTGATCACGGCCAATCAAGTCGCACAACAAGAGATCGATTTTAATGATCCAGAAAACTATATGTGGTCTGAAGGGCTAGCTGAATTTGTTGAGAAACACCATTTGAATCCGGCCAGCTCAGGGTTTGATTTTCGCAAGATCTTTGGGACAGATACTAAAAAAGATCGGCACTACAATACACCTCGTGTTTGGTACGGTCAACGCTATTTGAGTGGTAAACAAGACTTAGGTCCAACTTCAAGCGAGTTACCGTTTATTTGTCATGCTGATCGCTTATTGAGTGTAGCTGATCTAGAGTATGTCCTAGCTTCACACTATAACGAAACGCAATATGATCCTTTAGGAACAGGGAGTGAAGCTGATAAATCACGTTTTCGCCCGATCTCGTTGAACCGTACGCAAAATTCACATATTTTACAGATCAGAAACGATGTTCCAACTGAGCAAGCAGCCTTGATGTGGATCTGCTTAGGGATCCCATCATTTACACCTTACGTGCCCTTTTATACGAATGCAGATGATACTGATCCAAGCTATAGTCAAACTTCGCTTGAGTATGATATCAAAGATGCTTACTGGATGTATCGCACACTTTCAATGCTCGTTGAAGCTCATTACGATCATTTTTCTCAGAAAAATATCGATTACCTCACAAAATTAACAGAAGCTAAATATGCCTTTTTAGCTCAAAGTGATGCAGAAGCTAAAGTTCTTTCAGGGCAAGCTTTAACTGATCTATTGACTGAGAAAAACCATGAATTAGTTGCTTTGATGAAAAAAGAGACGATGCAAGCGATCGCTGAGCTAGTAACGTCTGGCTTAGAACTTTCTAAGCTTACTTTTGACATGGACAAAAATTTATAG
- a CDS encoding methionine ABC transporter permease yields MNEQGLASYFDFSTVNWPNMWAATWETIWMTVVSVVIVAVLGLLLGLLLYETSDSQSLAVRGLNWIVALFVNVFRSIPFIILIVLLLPVTQVIVGAITGAKAAIPSLVISAAPFYARLVELAFHEIDGGVLEAAEAMGATKWQIVYKVLIPESLPALVSGITVTAISLIGYTAMAGAIGAGGLGQLAYTDGFQSYNNAITLVATAVIVVIVFIFQFIGDRSVKALDKR; encoded by the coding sequence ATGAATGAACAAGGCTTAGCTTCATATTTCGATTTTAGTACCGTCAACTGGCCAAACATGTGGGCAGCGACGTGGGAGACGATCTGGATGACAGTCGTTTCAGTCGTGATCGTGGCGGTCTTAGGGTTACTGTTAGGACTATTGTTATATGAGACATCTGATAGTCAAAGTTTAGCTGTACGCGGCTTGAACTGGATCGTGGCCTTATTTGTAAATGTCTTTCGTTCGATCCCATTCATCATTTTGATCGTTTTACTTTTACCAGTAACACAAGTGATCGTTGGTGCGATCACTGGAGCTAAGGCGGCGATCCCTTCGCTTGTTATCTCAGCGGCTCCGTTTTACGCTCGGTTAGTCGAATTGGCTTTCCACGAGATCGATGGTGGAGTTTTAGAGGCAGCTGAAGCGATGGGCGCGACTAAATGGCAGATCGTCTACAAAGTTTTGATCCCTGAAAGCTTACCAGCCTTAGTTTCTGGGATCACAGTCACGGCGATCTCTTTGATCGGTTATACCGCGATGGCAGGAGCGATCGGTGCTGGGGGCTTAGGTCAGTTAGCTTATACAGACGGGTTCCAATCGTATAACAACGCGATAACTTTAGTTGCAACAGCAGTGATCGTCGTGATCGTCTTTATTTTCCAATTTATCGGTGATCGTTCTGTTAAAGCATTAGATAAACGTTAA
- a CDS encoding cation-translocating P-type ATPase yields the protein MKTKYYNLTSEQTLEKLTSQATGLTEAQVKERQAQYGPNVLEAKKHTTLLQKFIAQFKDLMIVILMVAALVAMFAGEVSDALIIFLVVILNAVFGVFQEAKAENAIDALQEMTTPYSRVRRNGKILQVKSDELVPGDIVLLEAGDIVPADMRLLSANSLKVEEAALTGESVPVDKDAAVMTETEPPLGEQHNLCFMNTSVTYGTAEAVVFATGMNTQVGHIATMLDEVDNSVTPLQKNITHLSKVLTVLILVIAVVIFVFGVVTGRESVLDMLLTAISLAVAAIPEGLPAIVTITLALGTQAMAKRHALVRKLPAVETLGTTEIIASDKTGTLTQNKMTVEQLYTPQTDLVQASAFEISPESKLTQIMILANDSQETPDGLVGDPTETALIQYYLDRGLDIKQVQKAFPRVDSIPFDSERKMMSALVENNGQTYLMTKGAVDEILRQATQIEENGEIRPLTKADKEKILKVNHDLALEALRVLGFAYKPLTDTTKEKTAKNYENELIFVGLIGMIDPERPEVKDAVAEAKSAGIRPLMITGDHKDTARAIALRLGIITPEDTAGVITGRELDAMSDEELKQNVDRYSVYARVAPEHKVRIVKAWQAHGKIVAMTGDGVNDAPALKTADIGVGMGITGTEVSKNASDIVLADDNFATIILAVREGRKVFANIQKAIQYLLSANLGEVLTLFMMTMLNWSIFAPVQILWINLVTDTFPAIALGVEKGEKNIMQQKPRGSKSNFLSNGVGSSIIYQGLLEGLLTLGVYWIALNYPFHHTSAQIHADALTMAYATLGVLQLFHAFNSKSIHGTIFRKETFNNKYFNLAVISSAILLAMTIFVPAFNQTFHVTTLALQQWLIVLGAGVLMVLIVEVVKFFQRRFIYQDER from the coding sequence TTGAAAACAAAATATTATAACCTTACTAGTGAACAAACACTGGAAAAATTGACTAGTCAAGCAACTGGTCTCACAGAGGCACAAGTTAAAGAACGCCAAGCCCAATATGGTCCTAACGTTTTAGAAGCTAAAAAGCATACGACTTTGCTCCAAAAATTCATTGCGCAGTTCAAAGATCTCATGATCGTGATCTTGATGGTCGCTGCTTTAGTTGCCATGTTTGCGGGCGAAGTCTCAGATGCTTTGATCATCTTTTTAGTCGTGATCTTGAATGCTGTCTTTGGCGTTTTTCAAGAAGCTAAAGCTGAAAATGCGATCGATGCCTTACAAGAGATGACCACCCCATATTCACGTGTCCGCCGTAACGGTAAGATCTTACAAGTCAAAAGTGACGAACTTGTTCCTGGCGATATCGTCTTACTTGAAGCTGGCGATATCGTTCCTGCTGATATGCGCCTCTTGAGTGCTAACTCACTTAAAGTTGAAGAAGCTGCTTTAACAGGTGAATCCGTACCAGTCGACAAAGATGCCGCTGTTATGACTGAGACTGAACCACCTTTAGGTGAACAACATAACTTATGCTTTATGAACACAAGCGTGACTTATGGGACTGCAGAAGCAGTTGTTTTTGCGACTGGGATGAATACCCAAGTTGGACATATCGCTACGATGCTTGATGAAGTCGATAATTCAGTGACTCCTTTACAAAAAAATATTACCCATTTGAGTAAAGTTTTAACAGTCTTGATCTTAGTCATTGCTGTTGTGATCTTTGTCTTTGGAGTCGTAACTGGGCGTGAATCGGTCTTAGATATGTTACTTACAGCGATCTCTTTAGCGGTCGCAGCGATCCCAGAAGGTCTCCCTGCGATCGTAACGATCACACTTGCTTTAGGAACACAAGCAATGGCTAAACGGCATGCGCTTGTTCGTAAGTTACCTGCAGTCGAAACATTAGGTACGACCGAGATCATCGCTTCTGATAAGACTGGGACTTTGACTCAAAACAAGATGACAGTCGAACAGCTTTATACGCCACAAACAGATCTTGTCCAAGCTTCTGCCTTTGAGATCTCGCCAGAGTCTAAATTGACTCAGATCATGATCTTAGCAAACGATAGCCAAGAAACACCAGATGGTCTTGTGGGCGATCCGACAGAAACAGCTTTGATCCAGTATTACCTTGATCGAGGGCTCGATATCAAACAAGTTCAAAAAGCTTTTCCACGCGTTGATTCGATCCCCTTTGATTCTGAGCGCAAGATGATGTCTGCCTTAGTTGAAAATAACGGCCAAACTTATTTGATGACTAAAGGGGCTGTCGATGAGATCTTACGGCAAGCAACTCAGATCGAAGAAAATGGCGAGATCCGACCATTAACAAAAGCAGACAAAGAAAAGATCTTAAAAGTCAACCATGATCTAGCTTTAGAAGCTTTACGAGTTTTAGGCTTTGCTTACAAACCTTTGACTGATACAACTAAAGAAAAAACAGCTAAAAATTATGAAAATGAGCTGATCTTTGTTGGATTGATCGGTATGATCGACCCAGAACGTCCTGAAGTTAAAGATGCTGTCGCTGAAGCAAAATCTGCTGGGATCAGACCTTTGATGATCACCGGTGACCACAAAGATACTGCGCGGGCGATCGCACTGCGCTTAGGGATCATCACACCTGAAGATACAGCTGGAGTGATCACGGGGCGCGAACTAGACGCGATGTCAGATGAAGAGCTCAAACAAAATGTTGACCGTTATTCGGTCTATGCCCGTGTTGCTCCTGAACATAAAGTGCGGATCGTCAAAGCTTGGCAAGCCCACGGCAAGATCGTCGCGATGACGGGTGATGGTGTCAATGATGCCCCTGCTCTAAAAACGGCTGATATCGGGGTCGGTATGGGGATCACTGGGACTGAAGTTTCAAAAAATGCTTCTGATATCGTTTTAGCTGATGATAACTTTGCCACGATCATCTTAGCGGTCCGTGAAGGTCGTAAAGTCTTTGCTAATATCCAAAAAGCGATCCAATACTTGCTCTCAGCTAACTTAGGGGAAGTTTTGACGCTCTTTATGATGACGATGCTCAACTGGTCGATCTTTGCTCCTGTTCAGATCTTATGGATCAACTTAGTCACCGATACATTCCCTGCGATCGCATTAGGCGTCGAAAAAGGTGAAAAGAACATCATGCAACAAAAGCCCCGCGGAAGTAAGTCGAATTTCTTATCAAATGGCGTTGGCTCAAGTATCATCTATCAAGGTCTTTTAGAAGGTCTCTTGACACTTGGTGTTTACTGGATCGCTCTTAACTATCCTTTCCACCATACGTCAGCTCAGATCCATGCCGATGCATTGACGATGGCTTATGCAACTTTAGGGGTCTTACAGTTGTTCCATGCCTTTAACTCAAAATCGATCCACGGAACGATCTTTAGAAAAGAAACATTCAATAACAAATATTTCAACTTAGCGGTCATCAGCTCAGCTATTTTGCTAGCAATGACGATCTTTGTCCCCGCCTTCAACCAAACATTCCACGTAACAACGCTTGCGCTCCAACAATGGTTGATCGTCTTAGGCGCTGGGGTCTTGATGGTCTTGATCGTTGAAGTCGTTAAATTTTTCCAACGTCGTTTTATCTACCAAGATGAACGTTAA